The following proteins are encoded in a genomic region of Cryptomeria japonica chromosome 11, Sugi_1.0, whole genome shotgun sequence:
- the LOC131860324 gene encoding F-box only protein 6-like: MDSKYVGVVENADEDLGRSEILLNAMKKGKGIVGNERSDEESAWSECPDHMLEMMFSSLPIEFSSRFRIVCKEWNSLLSSNKFLSLIAETDRWILLCNETHALAYSFLTQSWKTISLRFLPSGTSQSISQGQSAFCSSGAGLLLMEIAKPVKKYIICNPLTRTYRYLPAVIEENVNAAAIVDNGESYKILGLSKKENPMCIQIYRCFEKSWQIEVELPLPKEDFHVNSIWCAKGFLIYSSHDCEFVVWNMDDNSTQLVTFPKANLSIFGDKIDSWGCTVVVCGSSFLLVVTYLELDPERKIVNSHMIVWELKWEKEDRSIWKWKEITRMPLDMCCQFTKLLSSSTGLSPFSDPICPFSDPITIGAGNFLSHTWR, from the coding sequence ATGGATTCCAAATATGTGGGTGTTGTTGAGAATGCAGATGAAGATCTAGGAAGATCTGAAATACTATTGAATGCAATGAAGAAGGGAAAGGGTATTGTAGGCAATGAGAGAAGTGATGAAGAATCAGCTTGGTCTGAATGCCCTGATCATATGCTTGAGATGATGTTTTCGAGCCTACCGATCGAGTTTAGTTCTCGATTTCGCATTGTGTGCAAGGAATGGAATAGTCTCCTATCCTCCAATAAATTTCTGTCTTTAATTGCAGAGACAGATCGATGGATTCTCCTCTGCAATGAAACGCATGCCCTGGCCTACTCTTTTCTCACGCAGTCGTGGAAGACTATTTCCCTTCGTTTTTTGCCAAGCGGAACATCTCAAAGTATCTCACAAGGCCAATCAGCATTTTGCAGTTCAGGTGCAGGCCTACTGCTAATGGAAATCGCAAAGCCTGTGAAAAAATATATTATCTGTAATCCACTTACAAGAACATACAGATATCTTCCCGCTGTCATAGAAGAGAATGTAAATGCAGCGGCAATAGTGGACAACGGAGAGTCCTACAAAATCCTGGGTCTGTCGAAAAAGGAAAACCCCATGTGCATACAAATTTACCGTTGCTTTGAAAAGTCATGGCAGATTGAAGTTGAGTTGCCTCTGCCCAAAGAGGATTTTCATGTTAATAGTATTTGGTGTGCCAAGGGTTTTCTCATCTATAGTTCACACGATTGCGAATTTGTGGTTTGGAACATGGATGATAATTCCACACAACTAGTGACCTTTCCAAAGGCGAATCTATCAATTTTTGGGGATAAGATAGATTCATGGGGCTGTACTGTGGTTGTATGTGGGTCGTCCTTCCTGCTTGTAGTAACATATCTAGAGTTAGATCCAGAgagaaaaatagtgaactcacaCATGATTGTATGGGAATTGAAATGGGAAAAGGAGGATAGGTCAATATGGAAATGGAAGGAGATCACAAGAATGCCTCTTGATATGTGTTGTCAATTTACGAaattgctttcttcttcaactggaTTGAGTCCTTTTTCAGATCCTATCTGTCCTTTTTCAGATCCCATCACTATAGGGGCTGGGAATTTTCTGTCTCATACGTGGCGTTGA